In the Sediminibacter sp. Hel_I_10 genome, one interval contains:
- a CDS encoding DUF5689 domain-containing protein, which translates to MKTNKTNSLLLLICIVIFSSCVQDDDFETPTISVEPIVFKTDDLIVDIDAVIGNYAQQEELVTYENNPNFNTYMSGYVISSDEGGNFFEELVLQDQPENPTAGILVLVDVNPLFTMYEFGRKVYIKLDGLSVSENNGVIQIGKADGNSLGKISSTKRAEHILRDPEVATIVPLEVAISDFSNDLENIYIRLNDVQFNRDEVLGSNPKTFASEDDDQFDGERLLESCEETATVIFSTSTFSDFKSLHLPLNRGTLDGILTRDFFDEFYTIYVNSPEDIHFDNDSRCDPIELSCGLAATTGTNTLFEDDFEGQSNNTLISGNGWTNYIEYGSEGWEAYTQTGTNASQGISARVRSSNSGDASTIAWLITPQIDLDAYSGVTLSFETSNSFADGSMMQVLFSNDWDGTEDGITTANWGIISDAYITQDNDNFGTWYNSGNVDLSCQSGQIHIAFKYIGSGSIDYDGTYELDFVSINAQ; encoded by the coding sequence ATGAAAACAAATAAAACAAACAGTCTATTGCTCCTAATATGCATTGTTATATTTAGCTCCTGTGTTCAAGATGATGATTTCGAAACACCAACTATATCTGTAGAGCCAATAGTGTTTAAAACAGATGATCTCATCGTGGATATTGATGCTGTAATAGGCAATTATGCTCAACAAGAGGAGTTGGTCACTTATGAAAACAATCCTAATTTCAACACCTATATGTCTGGCTATGTGATTTCGAGTGATGAAGGCGGGAATTTTTTTGAGGAACTTGTTTTACAAGATCAACCCGAAAACCCAACCGCCGGAATTTTAGTTTTAGTCGATGTCAACCCTTTGTTTACAATGTATGAGTTTGGAAGAAAGGTCTATATTAAATTAGATGGATTGTCTGTTTCAGAAAATAATGGAGTGATTCAAATAGGAAAGGCAGATGGCAATAGCTTAGGTAAAATCTCAAGTACTAAGAGAGCAGAACATATTTTAAGAGATCCAGAAGTTGCCACCATTGTTCCATTAGAGGTTGCCATTAGCGATTTTTCTAACGATTTAGAAAACATTTACATTCGCTTAAATGATGTGCAATTTAATAGAGATGAAGTTTTAGGCAGCAATCCCAAGACATTTGCATCAGAAGATGACGACCAATTTGATGGTGAACGCTTATTAGAAAGCTGTGAAGAAACTGCTACCGTGATTTTTAGCACAAGTACATTTTCCGACTTTAAATCCCTTCATTTACCCTTAAATCGAGGAACATTAGACGGGATTTTAACTCGGGATTTCTTTGATGAGTTTTATACTATCTATGTAAACTCTCCTGAAGACATTCATTTCGATAATGACAGCCGCTGTGATCCTATTGAACTATCCTGTGGATTGGCTGCCACAACTGGTACAAATACTTTATTTGAAGATGATTTTGAAGGTCAATCTAACAACACTTTAATTTCTGGAAACGGTTGGACCAATTATATTGAATATGGTAGCGAGGGGTGGGAGGCATATACGCAAACTGGCACGAACGCTTCTCAAGGTATTTCTGCACGAGTGCGCTCTTCAAATTCTGGAGATGCTAGTACCATCGCTTGGTTAATCACGCCTCAAATTGATTTGGATGCATATAGCGGAGTTACTCTTAGTTTTGAGACGTCCAATAGTTTTGCTGATGGAAGTATGATGCAGGTCTTGTTTTCTAATGATTGGGATGGCACCGAAGATGGAATCACTACCGCCAATTGGGGGATTATTTCTGACGCATACATTACTCAAGATAATGACAACTTTGGCACTTGGTATAACTCTGGAAATGTAGACTTATCTTGCCAATCTGGTCAAATACACATTGCTTTTAAATATATTGGCAGTGGTTCAATAGACTATGACGGAACTTATGAGCTTGACTTTGTGAGCATAAATGCCCAATAA
- a CDS encoding carboxypeptidase regulatory-like domain-containing protein yields MPSFSQDTVVMGSVLDGTTLEPIPDVTITIEGSHHVTKTDAKGEFQFKTIVPLGEQILKVEKLNYSPKRYPIIINEGKTLDITGMTLDYDVSNKKDLFIISISDDNLNSEDDGLTDNISGLLQSSRDVFLNAAAYDFSATFFRPRGLDNANGKVLINGIEMNKQFNGRPLWANWGGLNDVQRNQEFSMGISANDYTFGDLAGTNNIIMRASQYQAGGRISYANANRSYTNRVMASYSSGLLDGGWSYSILASRRSGEEGFVDGTLYDANSFFFAVEKQISEKHSINFTGIYAQNRRGRSTAITQEVFDLKDNTYNPFWGAQNGEIRNSRIRETNEPILMLNHYWNLSSKTKLNTNVAYQFGKTGNTRIDNNGSKLVTFNGQETYIGGARNPDPSYYQNLPSYHLRNPSPSAYDYELAYLAASAFRTDGQLDWRELYQANETLRAQGGNSIYAIQEDRNDDNQFSANTILDTELSERIRLNGNLSYKHLKSENFANLQDLLGGTGYLDIDSFADDAQGQELENLAQSDVRHPNRIVQEGERYKYNYNINAIVISAFAQAQFRYTKIDFYLGTTLSQTNYQRNGLYENGYFQGTGPDGSFGKSETLDFSNYGVKAGATYKVTGRHLIDFNASYVTKAPTIRNSFGNARQSNETVIGLESEKAKAVDLSYIFRSPILKTRLTAYVADFEDGTDIGFFFTELSSGFFVQEIQTNIDRRNVGAELGVEAQITPTIKLKGAAAVGQYMYTNNPNLYYTSADIDQPLTFGVGTTQLKDYHVAGGPERAFQIGFEYRDPNYWWFGATANQFSHSYVDVSALKRSDAFFMDTDLFPEEGPGSFQQGGNFSGATFNAYDETTAKQLLRQEQFNDYMLVNIIGGKSWRIDNYFVGFFATVNNVFNKTYKTGGFEQSRRVDYRSQLEEQTNDNGPLFGNRYFFGNGTTYYLNFYIRF; encoded by the coding sequence TTGCCTTCGTTTTCACAAGACACGGTTGTTATGGGAAGCGTTTTAGATGGCACTACTTTAGAACCCATTCCTGACGTCACTATCACTATTGAAGGATCTCATCATGTCACTAAAACAGATGCCAAAGGTGAGTTTCAATTCAAAACTATTGTCCCTTTAGGGGAACAGATTTTGAAGGTTGAAAAATTAAACTATAGTCCCAAACGTTATCCCATAATAATAAATGAGGGAAAGACACTTGATATTACTGGTATGACTTTGGATTATGACGTGAGCAACAAAAAAGATCTTTTCATTATTTCAATTTCTGATGATAATCTCAATAGCGAAGATGATGGTTTAACTGATAATATTTCTGGTTTATTACAGTCTTCACGAGATGTATTTTTAAACGCAGCAGCTTATGATTTTAGTGCCACGTTTTTTAGACCAAGAGGTTTAGACAATGCTAATGGCAAAGTTTTGATCAATGGTATTGAAATGAACAAACAATTTAATGGGCGGCCACTATGGGCCAACTGGGGAGGTCTTAATGATGTACAGCGAAATCAAGAATTTTCTATGGGTATTTCTGCTAACGATTATACGTTTGGAGATTTAGCCGGCACAAATAACATCATCATGCGAGCCTCACAATATCAGGCAGGTGGCCGCATATCCTATGCAAATGCGAATAGAAGTTATACCAATCGTGTTATGGCAAGCTACAGCTCTGGTCTTCTTGATGGCGGCTGGTCTTATTCTATTTTAGCCTCTAGACGTTCTGGAGAAGAAGGGTTTGTAGATGGCACGCTCTATGATGCCAACTCTTTTTTTTTTGCTGTTGAAAAACAAATTAGCGAAAAGCACAGCATTAACTTCACAGGAATTTATGCACAAAACAGAAGAGGTAGATCTACGGCGATCACGCAGGAAGTTTTTGACTTAAAGGACAATACCTATAATCCGTTTTGGGGCGCTCAAAATGGCGAAATTAGAAACTCTAGAATTAGAGAGACCAATGAGCCTATTCTAATGTTGAATCATTACTGGAACCTTTCCTCTAAAACAAAATTAAATACTAACGTTGCCTATCAATTTGGAAAAACCGGCAATACACGCATTGACAATAATGGTTCAAAGCTTGTGACATTTAATGGACAAGAAACCTATATTGGCGGTGCAAGAAACCCTGACCCCTCTTACTACCAAAACTTACCAAGCTATCATCTAAGAAACCCAAGCCCCTCAGCTTATGATTATGAACTGGCTTATTTGGCTGCCAGTGCGTTTAGAACTGATGGGCAATTAGATTGGAGAGAGCTATATCAAGCCAACGAAACTCTCAGAGCTCAAGGTGGTAATTCTATTTATGCCATTCAAGAAGATAGAAATGATGACAATCAATTTAGTGCCAACACTATTTTAGATACAGAATTGAGCGAACGTATAAGGTTAAATGGCAACTTAAGTTATAAACACCTTAAAAGTGAAAATTTCGCCAACTTACAAGATCTTTTAGGCGGGACAGGATATTTGGATATTGATAGCTTTGCAGATGATGCTCAAGGCCAAGAGTTAGAAAACCTTGCACAAAGCGATGTTCGACATCCAAATAGAATTGTTCAAGAAGGAGAGCGTTACAAATACAATTATAACATTAATGCCATTGTTATCAGTGCTTTTGCCCAAGCTCAATTTAGATACACTAAAATTGATTTCTATTTAGGCACTACCCTTTCTCAAACCAATTACCAAAGAAATGGCCTTTACGAAAACGGTTACTTTCAAGGCACCGGACCCGATGGTTCTTTTGGTAAAAGCGAAACATTAGATTTTTCAAATTATGGTGTAAAAGCTGGTGCTACGTATAAAGTGACAGGTCGACATCTCATAGATTTTAATGCAAGTTATGTTACAAAAGCACCAACCATTAGAAATTCATTTGGTAATGCCAGACAAAGCAATGAAACCGTGATTGGACTAGAAAGCGAAAAAGCAAAGGCTGTAGACCTTAGCTACATCTTTAGAAGTCCTATTTTAAAAACTAGATTAACCGCTTATGTTGCCGATTTTGAAGATGGTACCGATATTGGTTTTTTCTTCACCGAATTGTCTTCAGGTTTTTTTGTTCAAGAGATTCAAACCAATATAGACCGTCGTAACGTTGGAGCAGAATTAGGAGTTGAGGCTCAAATAACACCCACCATTAAGTTAAAAGGAGCCGCTGCAGTGGGGCAATATATGTACACCAACAATCCCAATTTATATTATACAAGTGCAGATATTGACCAACCTCTGACTTTTGGCGTCGGGACAACGCAACTAAAAGATTATCATGTTGCAGGAGGGCCAGAACGCGCATTCCAGATAGGTTTTGAATATCGCGATCCAAATTATTGGTGGTTTGGCGCCACCGCTAATCAATTCTCTCATTCTTATGTTGATGTAAGTGCTCTGAAGAGGTCTGACGCTTTTTTTATGGATACCGATCTGTTCCCAGAAGAAGGTCCAGGTTCTTTTCAACAAGGTGGAAATTTTTCTGGGGCAACTTTCAATGCGTATGACGAGACCACTGCAAAGCAACTATTAAGGCAAGAACAATTTAATGATTACATGCTTGTTAATATCATTGGCGGTAAATCCTGGAGAATCGACAATTATTTCGTGGGGTTCTTTGCAACGGTGAACAACGTATTTAATAAAACCTACAAAACGGGTGGTTTTGAACAATCAAGACGAGTCGATTATAGAAGTCAATTAGAGGAACAAACCAACGACAACGGACCGCTATTCGGGAACCGCTATTTCTTCGGAAATGGAACCACTTATTACCTCAATTTCTACATTAGATTCTAA
- a CDS encoding endonuclease, translating into MRYLQFYGVIWILFSTALVFAQKESNEKRFKIHTVAFYNLENLFDTINDRTKFDEKSPLMEMKANREAAYLKKVHNMARVISDIGADIVGNSPAVIGVCEIENREVLVDLVNDPLLLSRDYGIIHYESPDARGIDVALLYQKKLFRPISHNSHEVKIYDNSTGKRKQTRDQLLVSGELDGELIHVLVNHWPSRSGGEAKSRPNRVAAAKTSKYVVDSLQVIDPYAKIFIMGDLNDDPTNDSVKEVLNAKSDREDVGLKGIYNPYEDMFVKEGFGTTAYRDSWSLFDQILMTKPLIETQDYTSFRLYRAGIYNKLYLSEKRGRYKGYPKRSFSNGSFTDGFSDHFPVYVYIIRQVEEP; encoded by the coding sequence ATGAGATACTTGCAATTTTATGGCGTAATTTGGATATTGTTTAGTACGGCTCTGGTTTTTGCTCAAAAAGAAAGCAATGAGAAGCGCTTTAAAATTCATACGGTTGCCTTTTATAATTTGGAAAATTTGTTCGATACCATTAACGATAGGACCAAATTTGATGAAAAAAGTCCGTTGATGGAGATGAAGGCAAATCGGGAAGCTGCTTATCTCAAAAAAGTTCATAACATGGCCCGTGTGATTTCAGATATTGGTGCAGATATTGTGGGGAACTCTCCAGCTGTTATTGGGGTATGCGAGATTGAAAACAGGGAAGTCTTGGTGGATCTGGTTAACGATCCTTTGCTCTTGAGTAGAGACTACGGCATCATTCATTATGAGTCGCCAGACGCTAGAGGTATCGATGTCGCTCTATTATATCAAAAGAAATTATTTAGACCAATAAGTCATAATAGCCATGAGGTCAAGATTTATGATAACTCTACTGGAAAACGCAAGCAAACTAGGGATCAATTGCTGGTAAGTGGTGAGCTTGATGGAGAATTAATTCATGTTTTGGTCAACCATTGGCCATCTCGAAGTGGAGGCGAGGCAAAAAGTCGTCCTAATCGAGTGGCAGCAGCTAAGACGAGTAAATATGTTGTAGACTCTTTACAAGTGATTGATCCCTACGCCAAAATTTTTATTATGGGAGATTTAAACGATGATCCTACTAATGATAGTGTTAAAGAAGTGCTTAATGCCAAATCAGATCGGGAAGATGTGGGACTCAAGGGAATCTACAACCCCTATGAAGATATGTTTGTAAAAGAGGGTTTTGGGACCACGGCTTATAGAGATTCTTGGAGTTTGTTTGATCAAATCTTAATGACCAAACCGCTTATAGAGACTCAGGATTATACCTCCTTCAGATTGTATAGAGCAGGAATTTACAATAAATTATACTTGTCTGAAAAGCGTGGCCGTTATAAAGGCTACCCCAAACGCAGTTTTTCAAATGGGAGTTTTACAGATGGTTTTAGCGACCACTTCCCCGTGTATGTCTATATCATACGCCAAGTAGAAGAACCATAA
- the pbpC gene encoding penicillin-binding protein 1C: protein MKLIRYIKKHKIKSVILTVAMVAYAFCLPTKLFNDPTATVITSKNNTLLGAQIAPDGQWRFPHNDRIPQKFKTCIVQFEDEYFYQHPGFNPISIFKALKDNLSSGTVQRGGSTLTQQVIRLSRKGQSRTYWEKLKEVILATRLELRDSKEAILAHYASNAPFGGNVVGLDAAAWRYFNRDAHHLSWAEHATLAVLPNAPSLIYPGKNQEQLLNKRNRLLKKLLDHQILDSLTYQLSIAEILPLQPYALPQTAPHLLQKIAHEHQGERVKTTVNLRLQERVNLIVKNQYHMLKQNEIHNAAVLVMDVHTREILAYVGNTPTDKEHQKDVDIIDKPRSTGSILKPFLYAAMLDTGDLLPDMLVTDVPSQFGSYNPENFNKEFDGVVPASRALSKSLNVPAVRMLQAFGLDRFHHYLKDLKLKDLKYNANHYGLSLILGGAESNLWDLCKSYGALSSTLNHFSETSSEYYSNEFVEPTFLASETIDFGTTSTNKTLFDAASIYLTFESLKKVNRPEGKESWEFFDDSKKIAWKTGTSFGFRDAWAIGTTTDFVVGVWVGNADGEGRPGLVGVQTAAPILFDVFDLLPNSEWFAKPYDEMQEVLICKESGHRASTICNHTEQTFVQRSGLKTQACPYHVVANVDASQTYQVNSSCENISDIVQQPWFVLPPLEAYYFQKKHPFYKPLPKLRLDCQGEHLATMDFIYPKANNTIFLPKDFDGKTNDLVIKIAHSKPESQVFWYLDDTYLGVTKDLHELAILPQKGEHVITVVDDLGNEAKRWISISG, encoded by the coding sequence ATGAAACTCATACGCTATATAAAAAAACATAAAATCAAATCGGTAATTCTTACCGTTGCTATGGTAGCGTATGCTTTTTGTTTGCCTACAAAATTATTCAATGACCCAACAGCAACCGTTATTACCAGTAAAAATAACACCTTATTGGGAGCACAAATTGCTCCTGATGGGCAATGGCGTTTTCCTCATAATGATAGAATTCCGCAAAAATTTAAAACCTGTATTGTACAATTTGAGGACGAATATTTTTATCAGCATCCCGGGTTTAATCCCATCTCCATCTTCAAAGCTTTAAAAGACAATTTAAGTTCTGGAACGGTGCAACGTGGGGGCAGTACCTTAACCCAGCAAGTTATTCGTTTGTCTAGAAAAGGACAATCCAGAACCTACTGGGAAAAATTAAAGGAAGTTATTTTAGCAACACGTCTTGAGTTACGTGACTCTAAGGAAGCCATACTAGCGCATTATGCCAGCAATGCGCCTTTTGGCGGCAATGTTGTAGGATTAGATGCCGCGGCTTGGCGTTATTTTAACAGAGACGCCCATCACTTGTCTTGGGCAGAGCATGCCACACTTGCGGTTTTACCCAATGCTCCCAGTTTAATTTACCCAGGAAAAAACCAAGAACAGCTTTTAAATAAGCGCAACAGATTACTTAAAAAATTACTTGACCATCAAATTTTAGATAGCTTGACCTATCAACTCTCAATTGCCGAAATCTTACCTCTGCAACCCTATGCCCTACCACAAACCGCACCACACCTCTTGCAAAAAATAGCTCATGAACATCAGGGTGAACGTGTTAAAACTACGGTTAACCTTCGCCTTCAAGAACGCGTTAACTTGATTGTAAAAAATCAATACCACATGCTCAAACAAAATGAAATCCATAATGCCGCGGTCTTGGTCATGGATGTTCATACCAGAGAAATTTTAGCTTACGTAGGCAACACCCCAACCGATAAAGAGCATCAAAAAGATGTGGATATTATTGACAAGCCCCGGAGCACCGGAAGTATTTTAAAGCCGTTTCTTTATGCCGCCATGTTAGACACTGGCGATTTGTTGCCCGACATGTTAGTGACCGATGTGCCCTCTCAATTTGGCAGTTACAATCCAGAAAATTTCAACAAAGAATTTGATGGTGTAGTCCCTGCGAGTCGTGCATTATCAAAATCGCTTAATGTCCCAGCGGTAAGAATGCTGCAAGCGTTTGGATTGGACCGGTTTCATCATTATTTAAAGGATTTGAAATTAAAAGATCTTAAATATAATGCCAATCACTATGGCCTATCGCTCATTCTTGGCGGTGCCGAGAGCAATCTATGGGATTTGTGCAAAAGTTACGGCGCCCTATCTTCTACATTAAATCATTTTTCTGAAACCTCAAGTGAATATTACTCAAATGAATTTGTAGAGCCTACTTTTTTGGCTTCGGAAACCATCGACTTTGGAACAACGTCCACAAACAAAACACTATTTGATGCTGCATCTATTTACTTAACGTTTGAAAGTCTCAAAAAAGTGAACCGTCCCGAAGGTAAAGAAAGCTGGGAGTTTTTTGACGATTCTAAAAAAATTGCATGGAAAACGGGAACGAGCTTCGGTTTTAGAGATGCTTGGGCCATTGGTACTACTACAGATTTTGTGGTAGGCGTTTGGGTAGGTAACGCAGATGGAGAAGGACGTCCTGGTTTGGTAGGCGTTCAAACCGCCGCGCCAATATTGTTTGATGTGTTTGATCTTCTACCCAATAGCGAATGGTTTGCAAAACCCTATGACGAAATGCAAGAGGTGTTGATCTGTAAAGAGAGTGGGCATCGCGCCTCTACAATCTGCAATCATACCGAACAAACTTTTGTGCAAAGAAGCGGATTGAAAACACAGGCCTGCCCCTATCATGTTGTTGCCAATGTTGATGCCTCACAAACCTATCAAGTGAACTCCTCTTGTGAAAACATAAGCGACATCGTACAGCAACCCTGGTTCGTGCTGCCTCCATTAGAGGCCTATTATTTTCAAAAGAAACATCCGTTCTATAAACCTTTGCCAAAATTAAGATTGGATTGCCAAGGTGAGCACTTAGCGACCATGGATTTCATCTATCCAAAGGCAAATAACACCATTTTCCTTCCGAAGGATTTCGATGGAAAAACTAACGATCTCGTGATTAAAATTGCACATTCAAAACCAGAAAGTCAAGTATTTTGGTACCTCGATGACACCTATTTAGGGGTAACAAAAGATCTACACGAGTTGGCGATACTTCCGCAGAAAGGGGAGCATGTCATCACTGTGGTTGATGACTTGGGCAATGAGGCTAAACGATGGATTTCGATTTCAGGATAA